The proteins below come from a single Ictalurus punctatus breed USDA103 chromosome 29, Coco_2.0, whole genome shotgun sequence genomic window:
- the rtn4b gene encoding reticulon-4b isoform X1 codes for MADAEQVSSTTPNEVEEDEMKRWSESGFREATAQKVLQDGNVGLFGGEWDVKDVRQVQKAAHLEEEEEEEVVMSRQEEMDLLHTTENKAETECLEKSVDLISKPVECESPEEPDSTQMKEDEITAGEEEDTDTEESLKLVDLKEVEEVAITAAFPPPVQAFTRVIQDQDPVVSSATELQEAFRSQEILMSTKPQEEIFFKSELEAQDQDFSGVSAGVKVEAFSAPAEPEKAVSSVVEQEKEPERRNLVEESFRVDSESTPAASASPSAYEPSLPSSAAPATSFPTLMQFTSEYEDSSLIASTQPSFKATMDSFCNDSPSRSTPRNDPDVLSQSDDDLMFETKRNPFQDFSPVEKPAGEFSPFGETAADVRAAKMSDSPSPDLVQNAHEGELQGSSPMQDYEQSFDSREAATESLRQQLASSDFFGTAPKDNEESGLPPSLPDILKSSPRNHDKVDSGSSEGSPDFSPVHRSGNDSPNALFSLLANNSFAFEAKVPLVKEMTEETEAKAAERVRIDEEEEEEEEEEEKASEQMFGTFDLVKEAEISPKATETIVEDQDDFKTLSQDSAQMVDKFECLSFPTGKAQEHSDSESPSADSLSPVLEAMAKNPASFQIELEKNALQEEAEAEDEVSEQEVSSEEFEFVEKPPRGAVDEFLETLENSKFAKASEMADDDDDEDTAKFEEQMEEASPPAQETKSQSYFLLTDTANETSPARGKAGLELSDFQVPSQAPSPPSPVVKTETVAVKKAEPKDLKLPNLNAGAVVELLYWRDVKNSGIVFGASLLLLLSLSVCSIISVLSYVALALLSVTISFRIYKGVLQAIQKSDEGHPFKLYLEKDVSLPDEVVRKYSDIALGRINTAINELRHLFLVEDLVDSLKFAVLMWILTYVGALFNGLTLLILGLVALFTCPIVYEKHQAQIDHYIALVRNQVKDIVGKIQAKIPGAKKKAE; via the exons ATGGCAGACGCCGAACAAGTTTCCTCCACAACTCCAAACGAAGTGGAAGAAGACGAGATGAAGCGTTGGAGTGAGTCAGGTTTCAGGGAGGCCACAGCTCAGAAAGTGCTTCAGGATGGAAATGTAGGTTTGTTTGGTGGAGAATGGGATGTTAAAGATGTCAGACAAGTGCAGAAAGCGGCTCAtttggaggaagaagaagaagaagaagtagtcATGAGCAGACAGGAGGAGATGGATCTGCTGCACACAACCGAGAACAAAGCCGAGACGGAATGTCTGGAGAAATCTGTTGATTTGATTTCTAAACCCGTGGAGTGTGAAAGCCCTGAGGAACCGGACAGCACTCAGATGAAAGAGGATGAGATTACagcaggagaggaagaagacacagacacagaagaATCCTTAAAACTGGTGGATCTGAAAGAGGTGGAGGAGGTAGCGATTACTGCAGCGTTTCCACCACCTGTACAAGCGTTCACGCGAGTGATTCAAGACCAAGACCCTGTGGTTTCATCTGCTACAGAGCTCCAGGAGGCTTTCAGATCACAGGAGATCCTGATGAGCACGAAGCCTCAGGAGGAGATCTTTTTCAAATCCGAGCTTGAAGCACAAGATCAGGACTTTTCTGGCGTTAGTGCAGGTGTAAAAGTGGAAGCCTTTTCAGCTCCTGCTGAGCCCGAGAAAGCTGTAAGTTCAGTCGTGGAGCAGGAAAAGGAGCCAGAGAGGAGGAATCTGGTGGAGGAAAGCTTCAGAGTCGACTCCGAGTCGACTCCCGCAGCCTCTGCGTCTCCATCAGCCT ATGAACCCAGTCTTCCTTCCTCTGCTGCTCCTGCTACTTCTTTTCCGACTCTGATGCAGTTTACTTCAG AATACGAGGATTCTTCGTTAATCGCTAGCACACAGCCCAGCTTCAAAGCGACCATGGATTCGTTCTGCAACGATTCACCTTCTAGAAGCACGCCCAGAAACGATCCAGACGTGTTAAGCCAGTCCGATGATGACTTGATGTTTGAAACGAAAAGGAACCCTTTTCAAGACTTCTCGCCTGTCGAGAAACCCGCCGGCGAGTTCTCGCCTTTTGGAGAAACCGCAGCGGACGTCAGAGCAGCGAAGATGTCCGATAGTCCATCTCCAGATCTGGTTCAGAACGCCCATGAGGGAGAGCTGCAAGGCAGTTCGCCCATGCAGGACTACGAGCAGTCTTTCGATTCCAGAGAAGCGGCCACAGAGTCTCTGAGGCAACAGCTTGCTTCGTCTGACTTTTTTGGAACCGCTCCTAAAGATAATGAGGAATCCGGTTTGCCACCATCTCTCCCAGATATTTTGAAGTCTTCGCCACGCAACCACGATAAAGTAGACTCGGGATCTTCAGAGGGAAGTCCTGATTTCAGTCCAGTCCATAGGAGTGGTAATGATTCACCAAATGCCCTTTTCTCACTGTTGGCAAACAATTCGTTTGCTTTCGAAGCCAAGGTTCCTTTGGTTAAGGAGATGACCGAGGAGACTGAGGCAAAGGCTGCAGAAAGGGTGAGGattgatgaagaagaagaagaagaagaggaagaagaagaaaaggctTCAGAGCAAATGTTCGGCACGTTTGATCTCGTCAAGGAGGCTGAAATTTCTCCGAAAGCCACCGAAACCATCGTTGAAGACCAAGACGATTTTAAAACTTTGAGCCAAGATTCTGCTCAGATGGTCGACAAGTTCGAATGTCTCAGCTTCCCAACTGGAAAGGCCCAAGAACACTCTGACTCCGAGAGCCCATCAGCAGATTCGCTCTCTCCCGTCTTGGAGGCCATGGCAAAGAACCCAGCAAGTTTCCAGATCGAACTCGAGAAGAACGCTCTGCAAGAGGAAGCGGAGGCGGAGGACGAGGTTTCCGAGCAAGAGGTCTCGTCCGAAGAGTTCGAGTTTGTCGAGAAGCCACCTCGAGGCGCCGTCGACGAGTTTTTGGAGACGCTCGAAAACTCGAAGTTTGCCAAGGCGTCAGAAATGgccgacgacgacgacgacgaggACACGGCTAAATTTGAAGAGCAGATGGAAGAGGCGAGCCCGCCTGCACAAGAAACAAAGAGTCAGAGTTACTTTCTGCTCACCGACACGGCAAACGAGACCTCTCCGGCGAGAGGTAAGGCAGGCCTAGAGTTGTCCGATTTCCAAGTGCCCTCCCAGGCTCCTTCGCCACCTAGTCCTGTGGTCAAAACCGAGACGGTGGCTGTGAAGAAAGCGGAACCTAAAGACCTCAAGCTGCCTAACCTGAATGCAGGAGCAG TGGTGGAGCTGCTGTACTGGCGCGACGTGAAGAACTCGGGCATCGTGTTCGGAGCGAGCCTCCTGCTCCTGCTGTCGCTCAGCGTGTGCAGCATCATCAGCGTGCTGTCCTACGTGGCCCTGGCGCTCCTCTCCGTCACCATCAGCTTCAGGATATACAAGGGCGTTCTGCAGGCCATCCAGAAGAGCGACGAAGGCCACCCGTTTAA GCTGTATCTGGAGAAGGACGTGTCTCTGCCCGACGAGGTGGTCCGCAAATATAGCGACATCGCCCTCGGCCGCATCAACACCGCCATCAACGAGCTGCGCCACCTCTTCCTGGTCGAAGACCTGGTCGATTCCCTGAAG TTTGCTGTGCTCATGTGGATCCTGACGTACGTCGGTGCCTTGTTCAACGGACTCACTCTTCTCATCCTGG GCTTGGTTGCTTTATTCACCTGCCCTATCGTGTATGAAAAACATCAG GCACAGATCGACCACTACATCGCCTTGGTGAGGAACCAGGTCAAGGATATTGTCGGAAA GATCCAGGCTAAAATCCCGGGCGCAAAGAAGAAGGCGGAGTGA
- the rtn4b gene encoding reticulon-4b isoform X2 has translation MADAEQVSSTTPNEVEEDEMKRWSESGFREATAQKVLQDGNVGLFGGEWDVKDVRQVQKAAHLEEEEEEEVVMSRQEEMDLLHTTENKAETECLEKSVDLISKPVECESPEEPDSTQMKEDEITAGEEEDTDTEESLKLVDLKEVEEVAITAAFPPPVQAFTRVIQDQDPVVSSATELQEAFRSQEILMSTKPQEEIFFKSELEAQDQDFSGVSAGVKVEAFSAPAEPEKAVSSVVEQEKEPERRNLVEESFRVDSESTPAASASPSAYEPSLPSSAAPATSFPTLMQFTSVVELLYWRDVKNSGIVFGASLLLLLSLSVCSIISVLSYVALALLSVTISFRIYKGVLQAIQKSDEGHPFKLYLEKDVSLPDEVVRKYSDIALGRINTAINELRHLFLVEDLVDSLKFAVLMWILTYVGALFNGLTLLILGLVALFTCPIVYEKHQAQIDHYIALVRNQVKDIVGKIQAKIPGAKKKAE, from the exons ATGGCAGACGCCGAACAAGTTTCCTCCACAACTCCAAACGAAGTGGAAGAAGACGAGATGAAGCGTTGGAGTGAGTCAGGTTTCAGGGAGGCCACAGCTCAGAAAGTGCTTCAGGATGGAAATGTAGGTTTGTTTGGTGGAGAATGGGATGTTAAAGATGTCAGACAAGTGCAGAAAGCGGCTCAtttggaggaagaagaagaagaagaagtagtcATGAGCAGACAGGAGGAGATGGATCTGCTGCACACAACCGAGAACAAAGCCGAGACGGAATGTCTGGAGAAATCTGTTGATTTGATTTCTAAACCCGTGGAGTGTGAAAGCCCTGAGGAACCGGACAGCACTCAGATGAAAGAGGATGAGATTACagcaggagaggaagaagacacagacacagaagaATCCTTAAAACTGGTGGATCTGAAAGAGGTGGAGGAGGTAGCGATTACTGCAGCGTTTCCACCACCTGTACAAGCGTTCACGCGAGTGATTCAAGACCAAGACCCTGTGGTTTCATCTGCTACAGAGCTCCAGGAGGCTTTCAGATCACAGGAGATCCTGATGAGCACGAAGCCTCAGGAGGAGATCTTTTTCAAATCCGAGCTTGAAGCACAAGATCAGGACTTTTCTGGCGTTAGTGCAGGTGTAAAAGTGGAAGCCTTTTCAGCTCCTGCTGAGCCCGAGAAAGCTGTAAGTTCAGTCGTGGAGCAGGAAAAGGAGCCAGAGAGGAGGAATCTGGTGGAGGAAAGCTTCAGAGTCGACTCCGAGTCGACTCCCGCAGCCTCTGCGTCTCCATCAGCCT ATGAACCCAGTCTTCCTTCCTCTGCTGCTCCTGCTACTTCTTTTCCGACTCTGATGCAGTTTACTTCAG TGGTGGAGCTGCTGTACTGGCGCGACGTGAAGAACTCGGGCATCGTGTTCGGAGCGAGCCTCCTGCTCCTGCTGTCGCTCAGCGTGTGCAGCATCATCAGCGTGCTGTCCTACGTGGCCCTGGCGCTCCTCTCCGTCACCATCAGCTTCAGGATATACAAGGGCGTTCTGCAGGCCATCCAGAAGAGCGACGAAGGCCACCCGTTTAA GCTGTATCTGGAGAAGGACGTGTCTCTGCCCGACGAGGTGGTCCGCAAATATAGCGACATCGCCCTCGGCCGCATCAACACCGCCATCAACGAGCTGCGCCACCTCTTCCTGGTCGAAGACCTGGTCGATTCCCTGAAG TTTGCTGTGCTCATGTGGATCCTGACGTACGTCGGTGCCTTGTTCAACGGACTCACTCTTCTCATCCTGG GCTTGGTTGCTTTATTCACCTGCCCTATCGTGTATGAAAAACATCAG GCACAGATCGACCACTACATCGCCTTGGTGAGGAACCAGGTCAAGGATATTGTCGGAAA GATCCAGGCTAAAATCCCGGGCGCAAAGAAGAAGGCGGAGTGA
- the rtn4b gene encoding reticulon-4b isoform X3 has product MADAEQVSSTTPNEVEEDEMKRWSESGFREATAQKVLQDGNVGLFGGEWDVKDVRQVQKAAHLEEEEEEEVVMSRQEEMDLLHTTENKAETECLEKSVDLISKPVECESPEEPDSTQMKEDEITAGEEEDTDTEESLKLVDLKEVEEVAITAAFPPPVQAFTRVIQDQDPVVSSATELQEAFRSQEILMSTKPQEEIFFKSELEAQDQDFSGVSAGVKVEAFSAPAEPEKAVSSVVEQEKEPERRNLVEESFRVDSESTPAASASPSALVELLYWRDVKNSGIVFGASLLLLLSLSVCSIISVLSYVALALLSVTISFRIYKGVLQAIQKSDEGHPFKLYLEKDVSLPDEVVRKYSDIALGRINTAINELRHLFLVEDLVDSLKFAVLMWILTYVGALFNGLTLLILGLVALFTCPIVYEKHQAQIDHYIALVRNQVKDIVGKIQAKIPGAKKKAE; this is encoded by the exons ATGGCAGACGCCGAACAAGTTTCCTCCACAACTCCAAACGAAGTGGAAGAAGACGAGATGAAGCGTTGGAGTGAGTCAGGTTTCAGGGAGGCCACAGCTCAGAAAGTGCTTCAGGATGGAAATGTAGGTTTGTTTGGTGGAGAATGGGATGTTAAAGATGTCAGACAAGTGCAGAAAGCGGCTCAtttggaggaagaagaagaagaagaagtagtcATGAGCAGACAGGAGGAGATGGATCTGCTGCACACAACCGAGAACAAAGCCGAGACGGAATGTCTGGAGAAATCTGTTGATTTGATTTCTAAACCCGTGGAGTGTGAAAGCCCTGAGGAACCGGACAGCACTCAGATGAAAGAGGATGAGATTACagcaggagaggaagaagacacagacacagaagaATCCTTAAAACTGGTGGATCTGAAAGAGGTGGAGGAGGTAGCGATTACTGCAGCGTTTCCACCACCTGTACAAGCGTTCACGCGAGTGATTCAAGACCAAGACCCTGTGGTTTCATCTGCTACAGAGCTCCAGGAGGCTTTCAGATCACAGGAGATCCTGATGAGCACGAAGCCTCAGGAGGAGATCTTTTTCAAATCCGAGCTTGAAGCACAAGATCAGGACTTTTCTGGCGTTAGTGCAGGTGTAAAAGTGGAAGCCTTTTCAGCTCCTGCTGAGCCCGAGAAAGCTGTAAGTTCAGTCGTGGAGCAGGAAAAGGAGCCAGAGAGGAGGAATCTGGTGGAGGAAAGCTTCAGAGTCGACTCCGAGTCGACTCCCGCAGCCTCTGCGTCTCCATCAGCCT TGGTGGAGCTGCTGTACTGGCGCGACGTGAAGAACTCGGGCATCGTGTTCGGAGCGAGCCTCCTGCTCCTGCTGTCGCTCAGCGTGTGCAGCATCATCAGCGTGCTGTCCTACGTGGCCCTGGCGCTCCTCTCCGTCACCATCAGCTTCAGGATATACAAGGGCGTTCTGCAGGCCATCCAGAAGAGCGACGAAGGCCACCCGTTTAA GCTGTATCTGGAGAAGGACGTGTCTCTGCCCGACGAGGTGGTCCGCAAATATAGCGACATCGCCCTCGGCCGCATCAACACCGCCATCAACGAGCTGCGCCACCTCTTCCTGGTCGAAGACCTGGTCGATTCCCTGAAG TTTGCTGTGCTCATGTGGATCCTGACGTACGTCGGTGCCTTGTTCAACGGACTCACTCTTCTCATCCTGG GCTTGGTTGCTTTATTCACCTGCCCTATCGTGTATGAAAAACATCAG GCACAGATCGACCACTACATCGCCTTGGTGAGGAACCAGGTCAAGGATATTGTCGGAAA GATCCAGGCTAAAATCCCGGGCGCAAAGAAGAAGGCGGAGTGA
- the rtn4b gene encoding reticulon-4b isoform X4: MSFKQAEALVIPRERAQSSRTCVRAFVHALPRLRWCGRRKMDAKQVVELLYWRDVKNSGIVFGASLLLLLSLSVCSIISVLSYVALALLSVTISFRIYKGVLQAIQKSDEGHPFKLYLEKDVSLPDEVVRKYSDIALGRINTAINELRHLFLVEDLVDSLKFAVLMWILTYVGALFNGLTLLILGLVALFTCPIVYEKHQAQIDHYIALVRNQVKDIVGKIQAKIPGAKKKAE; the protein is encoded by the exons ATGAGCTTTAAACAAGCAGAGG CTCTTGTTATACCACGTGAACGCGCACAGAGCAGTAGGACTTGTGTGCGCGCTTTCGTGCACGCGCTCCCTCGGTTGCGTTGGTGCGGGCGGCGCAAGATGGACGCCAAACAGG TGGTGGAGCTGCTGTACTGGCGCGACGTGAAGAACTCGGGCATCGTGTTCGGAGCGAGCCTCCTGCTCCTGCTGTCGCTCAGCGTGTGCAGCATCATCAGCGTGCTGTCCTACGTGGCCCTGGCGCTCCTCTCCGTCACCATCAGCTTCAGGATATACAAGGGCGTTCTGCAGGCCATCCAGAAGAGCGACGAAGGCCACCCGTTTAA GCTGTATCTGGAGAAGGACGTGTCTCTGCCCGACGAGGTGGTCCGCAAATATAGCGACATCGCCCTCGGCCGCATCAACACCGCCATCAACGAGCTGCGCCACCTCTTCCTGGTCGAAGACCTGGTCGATTCCCTGAAG TTTGCTGTGCTCATGTGGATCCTGACGTACGTCGGTGCCTTGTTCAACGGACTCACTCTTCTCATCCTGG GCTTGGTTGCTTTATTCACCTGCCCTATCGTGTATGAAAAACATCAG GCACAGATCGACCACTACATCGCCTTGGTGAGGAACCAGGTCAAGGATATTGTCGGAAA GATCCAGGCTAAAATCCCGGGCGCAAAGAAGAAGGCGGAGTGA
- the rtn4b gene encoding reticulon-4b isoform X5, whose amino-acid sequence MDNHDNQDKQECQSSPNWRDKVVELLYWRDVKNSGIVFGASLLLLLSLSVCSIISVLSYVALALLSVTISFRIYKGVLQAIQKSDEGHPFKLYLEKDVSLPDEVVRKYSDIALGRINTAINELRHLFLVEDLVDSLKFAVLMWILTYVGALFNGLTLLILGLVALFTCPIVYEKHQAQIDHYIALVRNQVKDIVGKIQAKIPGAKKKAE is encoded by the exons ATGGACAATCACGACAATCAGGACAAACAGGAGTGCCAGTCTTCACCAAACTGGAGAGACAAGG TGGTGGAGCTGCTGTACTGGCGCGACGTGAAGAACTCGGGCATCGTGTTCGGAGCGAGCCTCCTGCTCCTGCTGTCGCTCAGCGTGTGCAGCATCATCAGCGTGCTGTCCTACGTGGCCCTGGCGCTCCTCTCCGTCACCATCAGCTTCAGGATATACAAGGGCGTTCTGCAGGCCATCCAGAAGAGCGACGAAGGCCACCCGTTTAA GCTGTATCTGGAGAAGGACGTGTCTCTGCCCGACGAGGTGGTCCGCAAATATAGCGACATCGCCCTCGGCCGCATCAACACCGCCATCAACGAGCTGCGCCACCTCTTCCTGGTCGAAGACCTGGTCGATTCCCTGAAG TTTGCTGTGCTCATGTGGATCCTGACGTACGTCGGTGCCTTGTTCAACGGACTCACTCTTCTCATCCTGG GCTTGGTTGCTTTATTCACCTGCCCTATCGTGTATGAAAAACATCAG GCACAGATCGACCACTACATCGCCTTGGTGAGGAACCAGGTCAAGGATATTGTCGGAAA GATCCAGGCTAAAATCCCGGGCGCAAAGAAGAAGGCGGAGTGA
- the rtn4b gene encoding reticulon-4b isoform X6, with the protein MDAKQVVELLYWRDVKNSGIVFGASLLLLLSLSVCSIISVLSYVALALLSVTISFRIYKGVLQAIQKSDEGHPFKLYLEKDVSLPDEVVRKYSDIALGRINTAINELRHLFLVEDLVDSLKFAVLMWILTYVGALFNGLTLLILGLVALFTCPIVYEKHQAQIDHYIALVRNQVKDIVGKIQAKIPGAKKKAE; encoded by the exons ATGGACGCCAAACAGG TGGTGGAGCTGCTGTACTGGCGCGACGTGAAGAACTCGGGCATCGTGTTCGGAGCGAGCCTCCTGCTCCTGCTGTCGCTCAGCGTGTGCAGCATCATCAGCGTGCTGTCCTACGTGGCCCTGGCGCTCCTCTCCGTCACCATCAGCTTCAGGATATACAAGGGCGTTCTGCAGGCCATCCAGAAGAGCGACGAAGGCCACCCGTTTAA GCTGTATCTGGAGAAGGACGTGTCTCTGCCCGACGAGGTGGTCCGCAAATATAGCGACATCGCCCTCGGCCGCATCAACACCGCCATCAACGAGCTGCGCCACCTCTTCCTGGTCGAAGACCTGGTCGATTCCCTGAAG TTTGCTGTGCTCATGTGGATCCTGACGTACGTCGGTGCCTTGTTCAACGGACTCACTCTTCTCATCCTGG GCTTGGTTGCTTTATTCACCTGCCCTATCGTGTATGAAAAACATCAG GCACAGATCGACCACTACATCGCCTTGGTGAGGAACCAGGTCAAGGATATTGTCGGAAA GATCCAGGCTAAAATCCCGGGCGCAAAGAAGAAGGCGGAGTGA